TTTTTTCACCTTATTATAGGGATTGTTTTTAACCATACAACTTTCCTTATCCTTGCTGCATCCATCATTTGATGGACATGAATTACATTCCGACATTAAATCATCTCCATATACATATTGGCATTTGCCACTTTTATAATATCACTATTTATTGTTATTGTCAAATGCCAATAAATCATACATAAAAAACAGTAATATACTTATGTTTGATATATATGAAAAATGGGCTATGAATGGGCATCAACTTTGACAAATACAGTTGTTCCTATAACAACATTGTCTGTTATGAGTGAAACTTACTATAGTTAAAACAATATATTAAGGTAAATTAAATCTAAAATTTATGCAATAACTTAAGGAGTACACTATCATTTCTCCTGTAAGTGTGTCGTTAATTAAAATAAGATATATTTATATAATCCTATTCTATGCACGTACATTAGCAAGTCATAAATATAAAAAAAATTGAATTAAGTAGAGATTATGCCCAGCATTATTAGAACGCTATTCTAAAAAATAAGGAAGTAAAAATAATAATTAGTACTATTTTATTTATTATTATAGGTGTTATAGCAGGTATTTTAAGTGGATTATTTGGTATAAGTGGTGGAGCCTGCATTGATTTATTTATGCAGGTTTAGTCAGTTAAAGGCTCAAGGAACATCCCTTGCTATCTTATTACCACCAGCAGGAATCCTTGCATTTATAGATTACTATAAAAGAGATCAGGTTAATCTTCAGGCAGGAATCTTAATATGCATGTTCTTAATTATAGGTTCAGTTTTTGGAGCTAAAATATCCCATATTATATCGATAAATATATTAAGGAAATTATTTGGGATTTTAATG
This window of the Clostridium kluyveri DSM 555 genome carries:
- a CDS encoding sulfite exporter TauE/SafE family protein, which produces MVEPALIYLCRFSQLKAQGTSLAILLPPAGILAFIDYYKRDQVNLQAGILICMFLIIGSVFGAKISHIISINILRKLFGILMILISIKLILENNRIDLLRNISIYTISLHELLLP